Below is a window of Mesomycoplasma bovoculi M165/69 DNA.
ATTGTCTGTTAAAATTGTAACAATCAATGTAACACCATGAGCTAAATTTCCAGAATAAATTAATTCCTTAAAATTTGCCCCATCACTTGCGCCACCTGTTGCTTTTGCAATAGCTTTTTCAATATTTGCTTTAGGCATTGATTTGGCTTTAGCTTTTGCAACAATCATTCTAAGCGCTGAGTTTGAATTTAAATCTGGCCCACCTTTAGCTGCTGCTACCATAATTTCCTTGGAAAATTTATTAAATATCTTTGCTCTAATTGCATCTTGAGCACCTTTACGATGCTTGATATTTGCTCATTTTGAATGTCCTGCCATTTTAAACCTCTAATTTTAATTTTGGTTTTGGTAATTTATTTCTCTTATGTTCACTAATTTTGTGAAGATATTCAATTCTTTCTTTTTTGGCTTTGCTCAATTTAGATGAGTTTGCTAAAAATAAATCAAATTCCTTATAAGTAAATCCCATTTCATTTTCATCACTTTGATTTTCTCAAAGTCCAGCTGAAGGTGCTTTTTGTAAAATTTCTTCATTGACACCTAAAAACTCAGCTAACTGATACACTTGAGATTTAGTTAAATTCACAATTGGCAACAAGTCTACACCACCGTCACCATACTTAGTGAAATAACCAATGTACATCTCAACAAAATTGTCTGTTCCTAAAACTAAATAATCATGTTCTTGAGCTAAAGCATATAATGTTGTCATTCTTAATCTAGGTTGGATATTTGCAATAGCTAAATGATCACTAACATTGAGTGCTTTTGAAAGTTTTTCAAAAGTTTCTTTTAAACTTACAGTAGTAACTTTAATATCAAACTTTTTAACTAGCTTATTGATATGCTCAACATCAGTGGTCATATCTCTAATTGGCATAATAACACCTAAACTATTGTTAGGAAAAGCTTTCTTAGCTAAAACACCAACAAGAGCTGAGTCAATTCCACCTGATAAACCAACAATAACTCCTTTTTTGTTAGCTTTTTTAACTTGATTTTTAATTCACTTTACTAAATAGTCTGCATATTTTTGAAAATTATTCATAGTATAATTTGGAAACCTAAAAATTTTAAATAAAATAGCCAATTCTAAGTTTGGCTATTTTCTTATGGTACTTTTGTATATGGCGCGCCCGGAAGGAGTCGAACCCTCAACCTCTTGGGCCGTAACCAAACACTCTGTCCAATTGAGCTACGGGCGCATTTTTTGGAGGCACCAACCGGACTCGAACCGGTAATCAGGGTGTTGCAGACCCATGCCTTGCCATTTGGCTATGGTGCCAAACCAAAAAGATATTATAACATATTTTTTATAAAATTAGTTTTTTTGAAAATATTAAATTATTTTTTTACAGTAAAAATTTTATTCATAACTTGTAAATGAAAATAAAATAGTAATATTTATGGTAAAATTCTAATTTAATTATGCAAAAAATTACAGTTTTAATACCTTGTTACAACTCAGGAAAATTTCTATTAAGACTGCTTACATCTTTAGACAAACAAACCAATAAAGATTTTCACATTATTTTTTTAGATGATTTTTCTAAAGATGCAACTTTATCAATGTTGAAAAATTGAACTGCAAAAAATGAAAGCAATTTTTTATCAATTAAAATAATAGAAAATAAGCAAAACAAAGGTATAGCATACAATCGCAATCTCTTAATTGACTCTTGCGAAACTTCACACTTTATTTTCTTCGATTCAGATGATAAATTATCTCCAAAATGTATTGAGATTTTTTCTCAATATTTAGATAAAGGTCAAGATATGGTTTTTTCTAAATTTAATTTATTTTTTAGAAATATTCCTTTGATAAATATTTTTTTTAAATATAGAAAAATAAAGAAAAATTTAACTCCCGAACAAATCATCAAATCTGGTTTTAATTTTGTTTGAAATATTTTGATTAATAAAGAATTTTATAAAAAAATTGGAGCAAAATTTTTAGAAAATTACAATTGCGAAGACATGCTTCTTCCTTTGTTAGTGCTCAAAGCAGGAAAAATTTCTTTTACAAATCAAATTACACATTCATATTTTTTAAATTCCGGTTCTATAAGCAATACAAAATCTGTTTTTAATTTAGAATCGCTAAATGCTAATGCTCATTATTTTTATGAATTAGTTATTAAACACAATTTACTTTCAAAGGTTTTAATTCATAATTTAGATATATTTTTATTAAAATCTCTATTTTTTATGGTTAGGCCTATTAAAAATAATGAAAAATCCAGAGAAATTTATTTGCAAAGTTGAAAAGAAATAGAAAAAATAAACAAATTACTTGAAGAGTGAAAAGTTTATGAACGTTTTATGAATTTAAAAACAAATGATTTTCATTTTGTATCTTCATACAAATTAAGTGCAAAGGTTTTTAAATTTTACACAAAAAATTTATCAAAATTCGTTTAATTAGTGCGATTAATAGTTAATGCTTTTTAAGTTACGAAGGGTTTGAATTTAAGATATGAAAATTCGAAAATGCATTATACCAGCAGCAGGTTGAGGAGCTCGATTTTTGCCTCTTACCAAGATTGTTCACAAGGAATTAGTACCTGTATTAAATAAACCAGCAATCGATTATTTGATTCAAGAAGCTTTTGATGCTGGTATTGAAGAAATCTATTTAATTGTTTCACCACGAAAAAATGAAATTATGGATTATTTTCGCAAATATGATTTACTAGAAGAACAACTTGAAAATAATAAAAAATATGAACTTTTAGATTTGGTTAAACTAACCAATCGTGAAAGTAAAATAAAAGTTATTTATCAAAATGAACAACTTGGTTTGGGCCATGCTATTAGCATTGCCAAGTCTAAAATTGGCAATGAGCCATTTGCAGTTATTTTAGGTGATGATTTGATTGATGGCACTTCACCAGCTATTGGACAACTTATTAACATTTACAACCAAACCCAATCTAATGTAATTGGTGTAGCAAATATAGATATCGAGCAATCAAACAAATATGGGATTGTTGCTGCCAAAAATGTAAATGATTTAAACCAATCTATTTTTGAGATTGACTATGCTATTGAAAAACCTGATCCAAAAGAAGCACCTTCAAATAAAGCAATTATAGGTCGTTATGTTTTCAATCCATCTATCTTTAATTTATTAAAGCATCAAAAAGCGGGTGTTGGTGGTGAAATTCATTTAGTTGATGTTTTTCCGAAATTAATGGAAACGGAAAAAATTTATGCCGCCCAATTAAAAGGTAATCGATATGATTTAGGCTCTGTTTTAGGCTTTTTGAAGGCTAATATTGATTTTGGTCTAAAAGATGCTCAATATAAAAATGAGTTAATAAAATTTATAAAAGAAAAAAACTATGATGAAAATTAATCATAGTTTTTTCTTTTTTTTATGTTTTTAAATTCAAAAAATTATTTAGCAATATCAAATTGTGGTGGCAATTGAGATTCAAATGTGTAAGTTTGACCATTTAAGTGCTCAAATGTTATTCGAAAAGCATGCAATCTTTGACCAAAATCATCAACTTTTTTACCATAAACTCCATCTCCATAAATTGGAAAACCAATATGTGATAAGTGGACTCTAATTTGATGAGTGCGACCTGTTTCTAAACTGCACTCAATTAAGCTAAAATTTTGTTTTTCATAAACAAAATTTTTAATTAATTTAACATTTGTGATTGCATTTTTAGAGTTAAAGTTTGATACTACTTTTTTAAGAGGATTTTTCTTATCACGAGCTAAAGGCATATCAATACGCATTTTTTTGTGCAAAATAGTTCCGACAGTAATTGCTTGATATTCGCGAATAATCTTGTGTTCTTGCAACTGTTTTGCTAAAAAAGTGTGCATTTCATTAGTTTTAGCAATCAAAATTAAACCACTTGTGTCTTTATCGAGTCGGTGCACAATGCCTGGTCTTAGACTGCCATTAACATCAGATAGTTTATTTTGAAAATGAAAAACTAATGCATTAGCTAATGTTTCATTTCAATTTCCAACTCCAGGATGTGTCACCAGTCCTGATGGTTTATCCACCACTAAAAGATCATTGTCTTCGTAAACTATGTTAAGTGGAAAATTATATGGAGAAAGTTCACTTGGAGTTTCTTGCAGTTCAAAACTAAATTCAATAGTTTGGTTTGATTTTATCAATGTTTTTGTTTTATTAACCAGCAAACCATCAACAAAAACTTTATCACTTTCAATTAACTGCTTTGAAAGTGATCTTGAAATTTGCGCAATGCTAGAAATTAAAACATCAAGGCGTTGTTCTGAACCTTGATGTTTAAATGTAAATGTTTTATTGTTTACTTGCATTAATTTGCCAAAGTTGCTTGTGATAGTATAAAACTAATTCATCTAACAATGGGGTTAATAAAACCAATTGTGGATTTTGTACTTCATATAAACTCTTAATAAAATCAAGAATTTTTGAAATTTGCTCACTCAAACTACTTCATACTTCTTTTTCTGAGTAAAATTTTGAAGTTTCTAAAGTAATTAATGAGTTTTTGCGAATTTCATCAAAATCAGTGTTGGCAAACTTACCA
It encodes the following:
- a CDS encoding Dps family protein; translation: MQTLTNKIEKLQASLFVLYNNIKNFHWNVQGSNFLVVHKYTDKLASQTIDFVDEVAEKNLMFGKFANTDFDEIRKNSLITLETSKFYSEKEVWSSLSEQISKILDFIKSLYEVQNPQLVLLTPLLDELVLYYHKQLWQINASKQ
- a CDS encoding glycosyltransferase family 2 protein; protein product: MQKITVLIPCYNSGKFLLRLLTSLDKQTNKDFHIIFLDDFSKDATLSMLKNWTAKNESNFLSIKIIENKQNKGIAYNRNLLIDSCETSHFIFFDSDDKLSPKCIEIFSQYLDKGQDMVFSKFNLFFRNIPLINIFFKYRKIKKNLTPEQIIKSGFNFVWNILINKEFYKKIGAKFLENYNCEDMLLPLLVLKAGKISFTNQITHSYFLNSGSISNTKSVFNLESLNANAHYFYELVIKHNLLSKVLIHNLDIFLLKSLFFMVRPIKNNEKSREIYLQSWKEIEKINKLLEEWKVYERFMNLKTNDFHFVSSYKLSAKVFKFYTKNLSKFV
- a CDS encoding UTP--glucose-1-phosphate uridylyltransferase; the encoded protein is MKIRKCIIPAAGWGARFLPLTKIVHKELVPVLNKPAIDYLIQEAFDAGIEEIYLIVSPRKNEIMDYFRKYDLLEEQLENNKKYELLDLVKLTNRESKIKVIYQNEQLGLGHAISIAKSKIGNEPFAVILGDDLIDGTSPAIGQLINIYNQTQSNVIGVANIDIEQSNKYGIVAAKNVNDLNQSIFEIDYAIEKPDPKEAPSNKAIIGRYVFNPSIFNLLKHQKAGVGGEIHLVDVFPKLMETEKIYAAQLKGNRYDLGSVLGFLKANIDFGLKDAQYKNELIKFIKEKNYDEN
- the nadE gene encoding NAD(+) synthase, encoding MNNFQKYADYLVKWIKNQVKKANKKGVIVGLSGGIDSALVGVLAKKAFPNNSLGVIMPIRDMTTDVEHINKLVKKFDIKVTTVSLKETFEKLSKALNVSDHLAIANIQPRLRMTTLYALAQEHDYLVLGTDNFVEMYIGYFTKYGDGGVDLLPIVNLTKSQVYQLAEFLGVNEEILQKAPSAGLWENQSDENEMGFTYKEFDLFLANSSKLSKAKKERIEYLHKISEHKRNKLPKPKLKLEV
- a CDS encoding RluA family pseudouridine synthase — protein: MQVNNKTFTFKHQGSEQRLDVLISSIAQISRSLSKQLIESDKVFVDGLLVNKTKTLIKSNQTIEFSFELQETPSELSPYNFPLNIVYEDNDLLVVDKPSGLVTHPGVGNWNETLANALVFHFQNKLSDVNGSLRPGIVHRLDKDTSGLILIAKTNEMHTFLAKQLQEHKIIREYQAITVGTILHKKMRIDMPLARDKKNPLKKVVSNFNSKNAITNVKLIKNFVYEKQNFSLIECSLETGRTHQIRVHLSHIGFPIYGDGVYGKKVDDFGQRLHAFRITFEHLNGQTYTFESQLPPQFDIAK